The following proteins are encoded in a genomic region of Xanthomonas cassavae CFBP 4642:
- the hutH gene encoding histidine ammonia-lyase yields the protein MSASVVLHPGAVTLAQWRALYRGAEAALDPACAAAVLRSAQTVEAIVARGEPVYGVNTGFGKLASVRIERDDLATLQRNIVLSHAAGVGAPTPVPVVRLMMALKLTSLAQGASGVQPDTLALLEAMLRDGITPVVPCQGSVGASGDLAPLSHLAAVMIGVGEAFVDGQRLPAANALAQAQLQPRVLGAKEGLALLNGTQFSTACALAGLFEIETVLQAALVTGALSVEAAKGSDTPFDARIHALRGQPGQIATAAALRALMAESAIRESHRLGDVRVQDPYCLRCQPQVMGAALDVMRQAARTLEIEANGVSDNPLVFSDTGEALSGGNFHAEPVAFAADMLAMAVCEIGSISERRTAMLVDPALSGLPAFLTPRPGLNSGFMIPQVTAAALVSENKQRAYPASVDSIPTSANQEDHVSMAAHCARRLLAMAENAAHVIGIELLAAVQGCDFHAPLRSSAALEAARALLRAQVPTLQDDRYFHPDMLAASALVRSGALADAVAITLPGVEQHA from the coding sequence ATGAGTGCTTCTGTTGTCCTGCACCCCGGCGCTGTCACGCTTGCACAGTGGCGCGCGCTGTATCGCGGCGCCGAGGCGGCGCTGGATCCGGCCTGCGCAGCGGCGGTCTTGCGCAGCGCGCAGACGGTGGAAGCGATCGTCGCACGCGGCGAGCCGGTCTATGGCGTCAACACCGGCTTCGGCAAGCTGGCCAGCGTGCGCATCGAGCGCGACGACCTGGCCACCCTGCAACGCAATATCGTGCTCTCGCACGCGGCCGGTGTCGGCGCGCCCACCCCGGTGCCGGTAGTGCGGCTGATGATGGCGCTCAAGCTCACCAGCCTGGCCCAGGGCGCCTCCGGCGTGCAACCGGACACGCTGGCCCTGCTCGAGGCGATGCTGCGTGACGGGATCACCCCGGTGGTGCCGTGCCAGGGATCGGTCGGCGCCTCCGGCGATCTGGCACCGCTGTCGCATCTGGCCGCGGTGATGATCGGCGTTGGCGAAGCCTTCGTCGATGGACAACGGTTGCCGGCGGCCAACGCCTTGGCGCAGGCGCAGCTGCAACCGCGCGTACTCGGCGCCAAGGAAGGGCTGGCGCTGCTCAACGGCACCCAGTTCTCCACCGCCTGCGCGCTGGCCGGCCTGTTCGAGATCGAAACCGTGTTGCAGGCGGCACTGGTCACCGGGGCATTGTCGGTGGAAGCGGCCAAGGGTTCGGATACGCCCTTCGATGCGCGCATCCATGCCCTGCGCGGGCAGCCGGGGCAGATCGCCACCGCGGCGGCCTTGCGCGCCTTGATGGCCGAGTCGGCCATCCGCGAATCGCACCGGCTTGGCGATGTGCGCGTGCAGGACCCGTACTGCCTGCGCTGCCAGCCGCAGGTGATGGGCGCGGCGCTGGATGTGATGCGCCAGGCTGCGCGCACGCTGGAAATCGAAGCCAATGGCGTCTCCGATAATCCGCTGGTCTTCAGCGACACCGGCGAGGCCTTGTCCGGCGGCAACTTCCACGCCGAGCCGGTGGCGTTTGCCGCCGACATGCTGGCGATGGCGGTGTGCGAGATCGGCTCGATCAGCGAACGCCGCACCGCGATGCTGGTCGACCCGGCCTTGTCCGGTCTGCCGGCGTTTCTCACCCCGCGCCCGGGCTTGAACTCGGGCTTCATGATTCCACAGGTCACCGCTGCGGCATTGGTGTCGGAGAACAAGCAGCGCGCCTATCCGGCCAGCGTCGATTCGATTCCCACCTCCGCCAACCAGGAAGATCACGTGTCGATGGCCGCGCACTGCGCGCGCCGCCTGCTGGCGATGGCAGAGAACGCCGCGCACGTGATCGGCATCGAGCTGCTGGCCGCCGTGCAGGGCTGCGACTTCCACGCGCCGCTGCGCTCCAGCGCCGCGCTGGAAGCCGCACGTGCCCTGCTGCGCGCACAGGTGCCGACGCTGCAGGACGACCGCTACTTCCACCCGGACATGCTGGCTGCCAGCGCACTGGTGCGTTCCGGCGCATTGGCCGACGCAGTGGCGATCACCTTGCCGGGCGTGGAGCAGCACGCATGA
- the hutI gene encoding imidazolonepropionase, with protein MHCDVLWHNAQLMTLDAADGGLGVVDDGVVACQDGRIVYAGPAAQAPALIAGIAHDCRRRWISPGLIDCHTHLVHAGNRANEFEQRLRGASYAQIAAAGGGIVATVRATRAADDAALLAASLPRLDALLAEGVTTLEIKSGYGLTLEDETKQLRVARQLASLRRVEVVPTFLGAHAVPPGSDAQAYIDMVCTQMIPAVAAQGLAEAVDVFCEHLAFSTPQAEQVFAAAQAHGLQIKIHAEQLSNQHGAALAARHGALSADHIEYLDQAGIEAMAAAGTVAVLLPGAFYFTRDTQLPPIAALRAAGVPLALATDCNPGTSPLTSPLLAMNMAATLFRMTVDECIAGFTREAARALGRAARLGRLRTGMDCDLTIWDIEAPADLVYRMGFNPLHARVWRGH; from the coding sequence ATGCATTGCGACGTTCTCTGGCACAACGCGCAACTGATGACCCTGGACGCCGCCGATGGTGGCCTGGGCGTCGTGGACGACGGCGTGGTCGCCTGCCAGGACGGCCGCATCGTCTACGCCGGCCCGGCCGCGCAGGCGCCGGCATTGATTGCCGGCATCGCGCACGACTGCCGGCGTCGCTGGATCAGCCCGGGCCTGATCGATTGCCATACCCACCTGGTGCATGCCGGCAATCGCGCCAACGAGTTCGAACAACGCCTGCGTGGCGCCAGCTATGCGCAGATCGCCGCCGCCGGTGGCGGCATCGTGGCAACGGTGCGCGCGACCCGCGCTGCCGACGATGCGGCGCTGCTCGCTGCCAGCCTGCCGCGCCTGGATGCGCTGCTCGCCGAAGGCGTGACCACGCTGGAGATCAAATCCGGCTACGGGCTGACCCTGGAAGACGAGACCAAGCAACTGCGCGTGGCACGCCAGCTCGCCAGCTTGCGCCGGGTCGAGGTGGTGCCCACCTTTCTGGGCGCACATGCGGTGCCGCCGGGAAGCGATGCACAGGCGTATATCGATATGGTCTGCACGCAGATGATTCCCGCCGTGGCCGCGCAAGGGCTGGCCGAGGCGGTGGATGTGTTCTGCGAGCATCTGGCGTTTTCGACCCCGCAGGCCGAACAGGTGTTCGCCGCCGCGCAGGCGCACGGCCTGCAGATCAAGATCCACGCCGAACAATTGAGCAACCAGCACGGCGCAGCGCTGGCTGCGCGCCATGGCGCCCTGTCGGCCGACCATATCGAATACCTGGACCAGGCCGGCATCGAAGCGATGGCCGCCGCCGGCACGGTCGCGGTGCTGTTGCCGGGCGCGTTCTACTTCACCCGCGATACGCAACTGCCGCCGATCGCCGCGCTGCGTGCGGCCGGCGTGCCGCTGGCTCTGGCCACCGACTGCAACCCGGGAACCTCACCGCTCACCAGCCCGCTGCTGGCGATGAACATGGCAGCCACCTTGTTCCGCATGACGGTGGACGAATGCATCGCCGGGTTCACCCGCGAAGCGGCGCGCGCGCTCGGCCGCGCTGCGCGGCTGGGACGGCTGCGCACCGGCATGGACTGCGACCTGACGATCTGGGACATCGAGGCGCCGGCCGACCTGGTGTATCGCATGGGCTTCAATCCGCTGCATGCCCGCGTCTGGCGCGGGCATTGA
- a CDS encoding formimidoylglutamate deiminase: MADEQAHAQVFWAARALLPEGWAGQVRITLAQGRIVSVQPETAPGGADLRCEVLLPGLGNLHSHAFQRGMAGLTEVGGRSGDSFWSWRELMYRFVDRLDPDSLQAIAEQAYVEMLESGFTRVGEFHYLHHSPGGTPYANAGEMSGRIAAAAANTGIGLTLLPVFYAHSDFGAAAPNVAQRRLIHDIDGFARLLDDCRHSLKALPDAVLGLAPHSLRAVTPQQLVDLQLLTNGPIHIHIAEQQREVDACLAWSGQRPVEWLLANAPVDTRWCLVHATHVTASEVQAMAQRGAVVGLCPITEANLGDGIFPMQAFAAAGGRFGVGSDSNVLIDAAEELRLLEYGQRLTLQARNVLAPADVSSGRWVYDRAGAGAAQALGVAQHGIRVGAPADLVELDLAHPGLLARSDDAVLDSWLFAARGTAVRNVWRNGRPVVRGGQHVDRARIATRFAQILRTVLGT; the protein is encoded by the coding sequence GTGGCAGACGAGCAGGCACACGCGCAGGTGTTTTGGGCCGCCCGGGCCTTGTTGCCGGAGGGCTGGGCTGGCCAGGTGCGGATCACGCTGGCGCAAGGACGCATCGTCTCGGTGCAGCCGGAGACCGCGCCCGGCGGCGCCGACCTCCGCTGCGAGGTGCTGCTGCCTGGCCTGGGCAACCTGCACAGTCATGCCTTCCAGCGCGGCATGGCCGGGCTGACCGAAGTCGGCGGGCGCAGCGGCGACAGTTTCTGGAGCTGGCGCGAGCTGATGTACCGCTTCGTCGACCGGCTGGACCCCGACAGCCTGCAGGCGATCGCCGAGCAGGCCTATGTGGAAATGCTGGAGAGCGGCTTCACCCGGGTCGGCGAATTCCATTACCTGCACCACAGCCCCGGCGGCACGCCCTACGCGAATGCCGGGGAGATGTCCGGGCGCATCGCAGCGGCCGCCGCCAACACCGGGATCGGGCTGACCCTGTTGCCGGTGTTCTACGCGCATTCGGACTTCGGCGCTGCCGCGCCGAACGTCGCGCAGCGGCGGTTGATCCACGACATCGACGGTTTCGCGCGTCTGCTCGACGACTGCCGACACAGCCTCAAGGCGCTGCCGGATGCCGTGCTCGGGCTTGCGCCGCACAGCCTGCGTGCGGTCACGCCGCAGCAACTGGTGGACCTGCAGCTGCTCACCAATGGGCCGATCCACATCCATATCGCCGAGCAGCAGCGCGAGGTCGACGCCTGCCTGGCGTGGTCAGGCCAGCGGCCGGTGGAGTGGCTGCTGGCCAATGCGCCGGTGGATACGCGCTGGTGTCTGGTGCACGCCACCCATGTCACCGCCAGCGAGGTGCAGGCGATGGCGCAGCGCGGGGCGGTGGTCGGGCTATGCCCGATCACCGAGGCCAACCTGGGCGACGGGATCTTTCCGATGCAGGCCTTTGCCGCGGCCGGCGGTCGCTTCGGCGTCGGCTCGGATTCGAACGTGTTGATCGATGCCGCCGAAGAGCTGCGCCTGCTCGAATACGGCCAGCGGCTGACGCTGCAGGCGCGCAATGTGCTGGCGCCGGCCGATGTTTCCAGCGGCCGCTGGGTGTACGACCGCGCCGGTGCGGGCGCGGCGCAGGCGCTGGGTGTCGCGCAGCACGGGATACGGGTCGGTGCGCCGGCCGATCTGGTGGAGCTGGACCTGGCGCATCCGGGCTTGCTGGCACGCAGCGACGATGCCGTGCTGGACAGTTGGCTGTTTGCCGCGCGCGGCACTGCGGTCCGCAACGTCTGGCGCAATGGCCGGCCGGTGGTGCGCGGCGGACAGCATGTGGACCGTGCGCGGATCGCCACGCGGTTTGCGCAAATCCTGCGAACCGTGCTGGGCACCTGA
- the hutC gene encoding histidine utilization repressor, which produces MTAIPIAAPGTLHQRIRQDLEQRIHSGDWPPGYRIPPEHELMAQYGCSRMTVNKVLGLLADAGMIERRRRTGSFVARPHPHLEQVALSIPDIEVEMTTRGHSYRFSLLSRRLRSVRQRVPQERALGSTGRLLALESVHLADGSPFALEQRVIDITTVPDALAQPFTEVAPGSWLLRNVPWTRAEHRISAVGADAAQARQLQVDEGAACLVIDRHTWRGEQPVTYVRQLFLGGSYDLVARFAPGMR; this is translated from the coding sequence TTGACCGCCATCCCCATCGCCGCGCCCGGCACCTTGCACCAACGCATCCGGCAGGATCTGGAGCAACGGATTCACAGCGGCGACTGGCCGCCCGGGTACCGCATTCCGCCGGAGCACGAGTTGATGGCGCAATATGGATGCTCGCGCATGACGGTCAACAAGGTGCTCGGCCTGCTGGCCGACGCCGGCATGATCGAACGCCGCCGCCGCACCGGCTCGTTCGTGGCGCGGCCGCATCCGCATCTGGAACAGGTGGCGCTCTCGATCCCGGACATCGAGGTGGAAATGACCACGCGCGGTCACTCTTACCGTTTCTCGCTGCTCTCGCGGCGGCTGCGCAGCGTGCGCCAGCGCGTGCCGCAAGAGCGTGCGCTGGGCAGCACCGGCAGGCTGCTGGCGCTGGAAAGCGTGCATCTGGCCGATGGCAGCCCGTTCGCACTGGAGCAACGCGTGATCGATATCACCACCGTGCCGGATGCCCTGGCGCAGCCGTTCACCGAGGTGGCGCCGGGCAGCTGGCTGCTGCGCAACGTGCCGTGGACGCGCGCCGAGCACCGCATCAGCGCCGTCGGCGCCGACGCCGCGCAGGCCAGGCAATTGCAGGTGGACGAGGGTGCTGCCTGTCTGGTCATCGACCGCCACACCTGGCGCGGCGAACAGCCGGTGACCTACGTGCGCCAGCTGTTCCTGGGCGGCTCCTACGACCTGGTGGCGCGGTTCGCACCAGGAATGCGCTGA
- a CDS encoding restriction endonuclease: MLMPSWILALLAALLLWLAVCAYLWLVRRRANETTEGVRALAAMHWRDFSAVVLRVLQDERGWQPTQLPQDGLPTADFMMQTDHGTRLVACKHGRGYRIGVAAVNELGAMARLAGAGGGVMVTEGRMEREGLAAAEKQSIEVLDGTRLWPLLKPYLPGDVETGVVGMARRRAIRHSIIAGAALATLALVAVLGLRPPEPTPTPAPVAATPHAAAGKTPSATPAASAVPPVAAAPVPAPLPAADAGEPDAETLQGYRRDVSKALAQTPGLVRGIWITQATLAVDRTIEDSAAWPLICEELKRYPYLRTVRVQLNPRAGVAEPVRWRQCTTI, encoded by the coding sequence ATGCTTATGCCTTCCTGGATCTTGGCGCTCCTGGCTGCACTCCTGCTCTGGCTGGCAGTGTGTGCCTATCTCTGGTTGGTGCGACGCCGCGCCAACGAAACCACGGAAGGCGTGCGCGCGCTGGCGGCCATGCATTGGCGCGACTTTTCCGCCGTGGTGCTGCGCGTCTTGCAGGACGAACGTGGCTGGCAACCGACCCAGCTGCCGCAGGACGGCCTGCCGACTGCCGACTTCATGATGCAGACCGATCACGGCACCCGCCTGGTGGCCTGCAAGCACGGTCGCGGCTACCGCATCGGCGTGGCCGCAGTGAATGAGCTGGGCGCGATGGCGCGCCTGGCCGGCGCCGGTGGCGGGGTGATGGTGACCGAAGGGCGCATGGAGCGCGAAGGCCTGGCTGCGGCCGAAAAACAATCCATCGAAGTGTTGGACGGCACTCGCCTGTGGCCCCTGCTCAAGCCCTATCTGCCGGGCGATGTGGAGACCGGCGTGGTGGGCATGGCCAGGCGCCGTGCCATCCGCCACAGCATCATCGCCGGTGCGGCACTGGCCACGCTGGCGCTGGTAGCGGTCCTGGGACTGCGTCCGCCAGAGCCCACCCCGACGCCAGCCCCCGTTGCAGCGACCCCGCACGCAGCGGCAGGCAAGACACCGTCGGCGACGCCAGCCGCGTCTGCCGTGCCGCCGGTTGCGGCCGCACCGGTACCCGCCCCCCTGCCGGCAGCGGATGCCGGCGAACCGGACGCTGAAACGCTGCAGGGCTACCGGCGCGATGTCTCCAAGGCCCTGGCACAGACACCGGGCCTGGTGCGCGGCATCTGGATCACGCAGGCCACGCTGGCGGTGGATCGCACCATCGAAGACAGCGCCGCGTGGCCGCTGATCTGCGAGGAACTGAAGCGCTACCCATATCTGCGCACCGTGCGGGTGCAGCTCAATCCACGTGCAGGGGTGGCAGAACCGGTGCGTTGGCGGCAGTGCACGACGATTTGA
- a CDS encoding phasin family protein, with product MTTGYDQNGNRDTAASGFQAQAEQISRRLGESAQTVWLAGLGALGRVQSEGGKLFDSLVREGAAYERTGQRKAADSVDELREEVETQFEQARDTAVRGWDKLGKAFDERVKGVLRTLNIPEQDELENLRREVESLKAQVRANTAATKRANRTANQAAQAASSDSAGGVSSTGASGASTTGNAAAFDGE from the coding sequence ATGACGACCGGATACGATCAGAACGGCAACCGCGACACCGCGGCTTCGGGCTTCCAGGCCCAGGCGGAGCAGATTTCGCGCCGGCTCGGCGAATCGGCGCAGACTGTGTGGCTGGCCGGGCTAGGCGCACTTGGACGCGTGCAGAGCGAAGGCGGCAAATTGTTCGACTCGCTGGTGCGCGAAGGCGCCGCCTATGAGCGCACCGGCCAGCGCAAGGCCGCCGACAGCGTGGACGAGCTGCGCGAAGAGGTGGAGACCCAGTTCGAGCAGGCCCGCGATACCGCGGTGCGCGGCTGGGACAAGCTGGGCAAGGCCTTCGACGAGCGCGTCAAGGGCGTGCTGCGCACGCTCAATATCCCCGAGCAGGACGAGCTGGAAAACCTGCGTCGCGAGGTCGAATCGCTGAAGGCCCAGGTACGGGCCAATACCGCGGCGACCAAGCGCGCCAACCGGACCGCCAACCAGGCCGCGCAGGCCGCCAGTAGCGATTCCGCAGGTGGCGTCAGTTCGACCGGTGCCAGCGGCGCATCCACCACCGGCAATGCAGCGGCATTCGACGGCGAATAA
- a CDS encoding polyhydroxyalkanoic acid system family protein, translated as MSSIDIRHDHSLTPAQARAAIDEAARKLTDRYGVASQWEGDTLRISRSGVDGAIALLPQQVHVTAELGFLLSAMQPMVESEIRRLLSEKLA; from the coding sequence ATGTCCAGCATCGATATCCGCCACGACCACTCCTTGACGCCGGCACAGGCCCGCGCAGCGATCGACGAGGCGGCGCGCAAGCTCACCGATCGCTACGGCGTGGCCTCGCAGTGGGAAGGCGACACCTTGCGCATCTCGCGGTCAGGCGTGGATGGCGCAATCGCCTTGCTGCCGCAGCAGGTGCATGTGACGGCCGAGCTTGGCTTCCTGCTGTCGGCGATGCAGCCGATGGTGGAATCGGAAATCCGTCGGCTGTTATCGGAAAAGCTGGCCTGA
- a CDS encoding FHA domain-containing protein, giving the protein MRDLQVHFTHRQQPDHSLKPGVHRIVRHASGSVRVVADAQGALLLAQFCLDQRGLWLQVANGIRGIHVNGRPVRRMALLRPGDAIYADGVEMLLRSAPSSAPANDLAPDDAGLSEVCLLLRGLGGRHHGRSFTLDRSRVVGSDPAADIVIDDPAFTAQHARLERHGDRVLIRDLGSEEGSWINGVQVRDGWLQAGDQVVFDARHRFVVEVPRIHHGTTWDIPDSEPPLPPRAVAEPVRAPMKVARWPWLLLSAVLLAAALSALLWFGAR; this is encoded by the coding sequence GTGCGCGACCTGCAAGTTCATTTCACCCACCGGCAGCAGCCGGATCATTCCCTCAAGCCCGGTGTCCACCGGATCGTACGGCATGCCTCCGGCAGCGTGCGGGTGGTGGCCGATGCGCAGGGGGCGCTGCTGTTGGCGCAGTTCTGCCTGGACCAGCGCGGCCTGTGGTTGCAGGTGGCCAACGGCATCCGCGGGATCCACGTCAACGGACGCCCCGTGCGTCGCATGGCCTTGCTGCGGCCCGGCGATGCGATCTACGCCGACGGTGTGGAGATGCTGCTGCGCAGTGCGCCCTCCAGCGCGCCAGCCAACGATCTGGCGCCCGACGATGCCGGCCTCAGCGAGGTCTGCCTGCTGCTGCGCGGGTTGGGCGGGCGCCATCACGGGCGCAGCTTCACCCTGGATCGCTCACGCGTGGTCGGCAGCGACCCGGCTGCGGACATCGTCATCGACGATCCGGCCTTCACCGCCCAGCACGCGCGCCTGGAACGCCACGGCGACCGCGTGCTGATCCGCGATCTGGGCTCGGAAGAGGGCAGCTGGATCAATGGCGTGCAGGTGCGCGATGGCTGGCTGCAGGCCGGCGACCAGGTGGTGTTCGACGCCCGTCACCGGTTCGTGGTGGAAGTGCCGCGCATCCATCACGGCACCACCTGGGATATCCCCGATTCCGAGCCGCCGCTGCCACCACGCGCGGTGGCCGAACCGGTGCGTGCGCCGATGAAGGTCGCCCGCTGGCCGTGGCTGCTGCTCAGCGCGGTGCTGCTGGCGGCGGCGCTGAGCGCCTTGCTGTGGTTCGGCGCGCGCTGA
- the msrQ gene encoding protein-methionine-sulfoxide reductase heme-binding subunit MsrQ gives MAKTSVALIAAKTAVHAAALAPMVLLAWQFWQVWQTGSDALGADPVAEIEHRTGLWALRFVLITLAITPLRQLTGQAAVIRFRRMLGLYAFFYASVHLAVYLSLDLRGFWTQIFEEILKRPYITVGFAAWLLLLPLAVTSTQGWMRRLKRNWGRLHQLIYPIAVLAVLHFWWLVKSDIREPALYAGILVALLGWRVWKKLSARRTTARRSAPPPAAPR, from the coding sequence ATGGCCAAGACCTCCGTTGCATTGATCGCCGCCAAGACTGCGGTACACGCGGCCGCACTGGCGCCGATGGTCCTGCTGGCCTGGCAGTTCTGGCAGGTGTGGCAGACCGGCAGCGACGCGCTGGGCGCCGATCCGGTGGCCGAGATCGAGCATCGCACCGGGCTGTGGGCGCTGCGCTTTGTATTGATCACTTTGGCAATCACGCCGCTGCGCCAGCTCACCGGCCAGGCGGCAGTGATCCGCTTCCGTCGCATGCTGGGGCTGTATGCGTTCTTCTATGCCAGCGTGCACCTGGCGGTGTATCTCAGCCTGGATCTGCGCGGCTTCTGGACACAGATCTTCGAAGAGATTCTCAAGCGTCCCTACATCACCGTGGGCTTTGCGGCATGGCTGTTGTTGCTGCCGCTGGCGGTCACCTCCACCCAGGGCTGGATGCGCCGGCTCAAGCGCAACTGGGGCCGGCTGCACCAGCTGATCTACCCGATCGCAGTACTGGCGGTGCTGCACTTCTGGTGGCTGGTGAAGTCCGATATCCGCGAGCCGGCGCTGTATGCCGGCATACTCGTCGCCCTGCTGGGCTGGCGGGTCTGGAAAAAACTCAGCGCGCGCCGAACCACAGCAAGGCGCTCAGCGCCGCCGCCAGCAGCACCGCGCTGA
- the msrP gene encoding protein-methionine-sulfoxide reductase catalytic subunit MsrP yields the protein MSFRDAFKLPASQITDESVYRERRRLLQLLALTPAIGVASCAEADPPPPPKTVVTPAQARSGFRTAEELTKLEDVTSYNNFYEFGTDKTDPSKAAKTLKLSPWSVKVGGECEKPGSLSLDELLKGIASEERIYRLRCVEGWSMVIPWTGVPLGEVLKRFAPTSKAKYVAFTTLADPQQMPGVRYRSINWPYREGLRIDEAMHPLTLLATGLYGKPLPQQNGAPLRLVVPWKYGFKSIKSIVEIRFVEKMPETAWHDLQPSEYGFFSNVNPAVDHPRWSQKTERRIAGTASKLFAERIATKPFNGYANQVASLYAGMDLKKWF from the coding sequence ATGTCGTTTCGCGATGCCTTCAAACTGCCTGCCAGCCAGATCACCGATGAGTCCGTTTACCGCGAGCGGCGTCGGCTGCTGCAGCTGTTGGCATTGACCCCGGCAATCGGCGTGGCCAGTTGCGCCGAAGCCGACCCACCGCCGCCGCCCAAGACCGTGGTGACCCCGGCGCAGGCGCGCAGCGGCTTCCGCACCGCCGAAGAACTGACCAAGCTGGAGGACGTCACCAGCTACAACAACTTCTACGAGTTCGGCACCGACAAGACCGACCCGTCGAAGGCGGCCAAGACGCTCAAGCTGTCGCCGTGGTCGGTGAAGGTCGGCGGCGAATGCGAAAAGCCCGGCAGCCTGTCGCTGGATGAGCTGCTCAAGGGCATCGCGTCGGAAGAGCGCATCTACCGGCTGCGCTGCGTGGAGGGCTGGTCGATGGTGATCCCGTGGACCGGCGTGCCGCTGGGCGAAGTGCTCAAGCGCTTTGCGCCGACCTCCAAGGCCAAGTACGTGGCCTTCACCACGCTGGCCGACCCGCAGCAGATGCCGGGCGTGCGCTACCGCTCCATCAACTGGCCATATCGCGAAGGCCTGCGGATCGACGAGGCGATGCACCCGCTGACCCTGCTGGCCACCGGCCTGTACGGCAAGCCGCTACCGCAGCAGAACGGTGCGCCGCTGCGGTTGGTGGTGCCGTGGAAATACGGCTTCAAGAGCATCAAGTCGATCGTGGAAATCCGCTTTGTTGAGAAGATGCCCGAAACCGCCTGGCACGATCTGCAGCCGTCCGAATATGGGTTCTTTTCCAACGTCAACCCGGCCGTGGATCACCCGCGCTGGAGCCAGAAGACCGAACGCCGCATCGCCGGCACCGCCAGCAAGCTGTTTGCCGAGCGCATTGCGACCAAGCCGTTCAACGGCTACGCCAATCAGGTCGCATCGCTGTATGCGGGGATGGACCTGAAGAAATGGTTCTAG
- the serC gene encoding 3-phosphoserine/phosphohydroxythreonine transaminase has protein sequence MTRAFNFSAGPATLPESVLRQAQAEMVEWNGVGASIVEISHRSADFMAVAAAAEADVRTLLSIPDDYAVLFTAGGATTIQALLPLNFAAPGQAADYVISGHWGKTAIKQAAPYVDARIAADAQAEGFIDIPPVASWTLSPHSAYVHITANETIHGVEFRDIPAVGTLPLFADFSSSIASEPLDISRYGLIYAGAQKNLGPVGISVVIVRRDLLERAGQPRADIFNYASHLARDSMLNTPPTWNWYVLGLTVKWMLEQGGVEEFARRNAEKAALVYGAIDRSGGFYRNQVKPAVRSRMNIPFFLPDEQLDALFVSESKAAGLLALKGHKAVGGIRASLYNAMPVAGAQALVTFMHDFQQRHG, from the coding sequence ATGACTCGCGCGTTCAATTTCAGTGCCGGCCCTGCGACATTGCCGGAATCGGTCCTGCGCCAGGCGCAGGCGGAGATGGTCGAGTGGAATGGAGTGGGCGCCTCGATTGTGGAAATCAGCCACCGCAGCGCGGATTTCATGGCGGTGGCGGCCGCGGCCGAAGCCGACGTGCGCACCTTGTTGTCGATTCCCGACGACTACGCGGTGCTGTTTACCGCCGGTGGCGCCACCACCATCCAGGCACTATTGCCGCTGAACTTCGCCGCGCCGGGCCAGGCCGCCGACTACGTGATCAGCGGGCACTGGGGCAAGACCGCGATCAAGCAGGCCGCGCCGTACGTGGATGCGCGCATCGCCGCCGATGCGCAGGCCGAAGGCTTCATCGACATCCCGCCGGTGGCCAGCTGGACCCTGTCGCCGCATTCGGCCTATGTGCACATCACCGCCAACGAGACCATCCACGGCGTCGAATTCCGCGACATTCCGGCGGTGGGGACGCTGCCGCTGTTCGCCGACTTCAGTTCCTCCATCGCCTCCGAGCCACTGGACATCTCGCGCTACGGGCTGATCTATGCTGGCGCGCAGAAGAATCTGGGGCCGGTCGGGATCTCGGTGGTGATCGTGCGGCGCGACTTGTTGGAACGCGCCGGCCAGCCGCGCGCGGACATTTTCAACTACGCCTCGCACCTGGCGCGCGACTCGATGCTCAACACGCCGCCCACCTGGAACTGGTATGTGCTCGGGCTGACCGTGAAGTGGATGCTGGAGCAGGGCGGGGTGGAGGAATTTGCGCGGCGCAATGCGGAAAAAGCCGCGTTGGTGTACGGCGCCATCGATCGCTCCGGCGGCTTCTATCGCAACCAGGTCAAGCCGGCGGTGCGCTCGCGCATGAACATCCCGTTCTTCCTGCCCGATGAGCAGCTGGATGCGCTATTCGTCAGCGAATCCAAGGCCGCCGGCCTGCTTGCATTGAAGGGCCACAAGGCGGTGGGCGGTATCCGCGCCTCGCTCTACAACGCCATGCCGGTGGCCGGCGCGCAGGCGCTGGTGACCTTCATGCACGACTTCCAGCAGCGTCACGGCTGA